In the Ramlibacter tataouinensis TTB310 genome, one interval contains:
- a CDS encoding glutathione S-transferase family protein: MIQLHYYPSTASMVPHIVLEEMGAPYERVLVDRAAGVHKQAPYLRLNPNGLIPVLTEGDLVLYETAAIVLHLCDTNPQAGLAPAIGSPGRAHFYKWLAWLTNTLQATLIVYFYPERWVAEGNTACAAEVKAQAERRIAGLLDQLDAELARHGAEWFLGQRFSAVDAYVFTLCRWTRNFASAPARSRPYLGPYLQRMLARPAVQRVLANEKLAAPFV; encoded by the coding sequence ATGATCCAGCTGCACTATTACCCCAGCACCGCCTCCATGGTCCCGCACATCGTGCTGGAGGAGATGGGCGCGCCCTACGAGCGCGTGCTGGTCGACCGCGCCGCAGGCGTTCACAAGCAGGCGCCCTACCTGCGGCTCAACCCGAACGGCCTGATCCCGGTGCTGACCGAGGGCGACCTGGTGCTGTACGAGACGGCGGCCATCGTGCTGCACCTGTGCGACACGAACCCGCAGGCCGGCCTGGCGCCGGCTATCGGCAGTCCCGGGCGCGCGCACTTCTACAAGTGGCTGGCCTGGCTGACCAACACGCTGCAGGCGACGCTGATCGTCTACTTCTATCCGGAGCGCTGGGTCGCCGAAGGCAACACCGCCTGCGCCGCCGAAGTCAAGGCGCAGGCCGAGCGCAGGATCGCCGGCCTGCTGGACCAGCTCGATGCCGAGCTGGCCCGCCACGGCGCCGAGTGGTTCCTGGGCCAGCGCTTCAGCGCGGTGGACGCCTACGTATTCACGCTGTGCCGCTGGACCCGCAATTTCGCCTCGGCGCCGGCGCGCAGCCGTCCGTATCTGGGGCCCTACCTCCAGCGCATGCTGGCCCGCCCGGCGGTGCAGCGCGTCCTGGCCAACGAGAAGCTAGCCGCGCCCTTCGTCTAA
- a CDS encoding DUF72 domain-containing protein, with amino-acid sequence MAAGLSFIGCAGWSLSRAVQPRFPPEGSHLQRYAGRFNAVEINSSFYRPHARATYERWAGDVPEGFRFSVKLPRGITHERRLAGCGPELDGFVQQVAGLGARLGVLLVQLPPSLAFEPATVRAFAQQLRSRHAGPVAVEPRHTSWFEPGVDALLRDLQWSRVLADPVLHEAGRWPGGWPQRVYLRLHGSPRMYYSAYEPALLQALAWRIVQALDQGIEVWCIFDNTAAGAAVGDGLALVQALAAR; translated from the coding sequence GTGGCGGCAGGACTGAGCTTCATCGGCTGCGCCGGCTGGAGCCTGTCGCGCGCGGTGCAGCCGCGGTTCCCGCCCGAGGGCAGCCACCTGCAGCGATATGCCGGCCGCTTCAACGCCGTCGAGATCAACTCCTCGTTCTACCGGCCGCACGCGCGCGCCACCTACGAGCGCTGGGCGGGCGACGTGCCGGAGGGCTTCCGCTTCTCGGTCAAGCTGCCGCGCGGCATCACGCACGAGCGGCGCCTGGCGGGCTGCGGGCCCGAGCTGGACGGCTTCGTGCAGCAGGTGGCCGGGCTGGGCGCGCGCCTGGGCGTGCTGCTGGTGCAGCTGCCGCCCAGCCTGGCGTTCGAGCCCGCGACGGTCCGCGCGTTCGCGCAGCAGCTGCGGTCCCGGCATGCAGGCCCCGTCGCGGTGGAGCCGCGCCACACCAGCTGGTTCGAGCCGGGCGTCGACGCGCTGCTGCGGGATCTGCAATGGTCCCGGGTGCTGGCCGACCCGGTGCTGCACGAGGCCGGCCGCTGGCCCGGCGGCTGGCCGCAGCGCGTGTATCTGAGGCTGCACGGCTCGCCGCGCATGTACTACTCGGCCTACGAGCCGGCGCTGCTGCAGGCGCTGGCATGGCGCATCGTCCAGGCGCTGGACCAGGGCATCGAGGTCTGGTGCATCTTCGACAACACCGCCGCCGGGGCCGCGGTGGGCGATGGGCTGGCGCTGGTGCAGGCGCTGGCAGCGCGTTAG
- a CDS encoding LysR family transcriptional regulator — MDTLELIKTFREVARRGSFSMAAEVLDVSKANVSKYVAELETRLGVRLLNRSTRMVSLTDAGQLLLERSQPLVDMIELTRLELQHRAREPSGRLRLTAPQGLGHEQLPELLGGFMARHPQVTVSVDLSNQLVDMVGEGIDLAIRVGRLADPSLIVRKLQRMEFLACASPAYWARRGRPAHPDDLTDHDALTFAVRDNGHEWRFEVEGEPYTVPVRSRVHATDPVPLLPLALQGLGVVYAPRLILQPHLDSGALEGTLAAFSPRDVWLHAAYAQRRHNSAALRALVAYLEERWRQD; from the coding sequence GTGGACACGCTGGAGCTGATCAAGACCTTCCGCGAGGTCGCGCGCCGCGGCAGCTTCTCCATGGCCGCCGAGGTGCTGGACGTCTCCAAGGCCAACGTCAGCAAGTACGTCGCCGAGCTGGAAACCCGGCTGGGCGTGCGCCTGCTGAACCGGTCCACCCGCATGGTGAGCCTGACCGATGCCGGCCAGCTGCTGCTGGAGCGCAGCCAGCCGCTGGTGGACATGATCGAGCTGACCCGGCTGGAGCTGCAGCACCGCGCCCGCGAGCCCAGCGGGCGGCTGCGGCTGACGGCGCCTCAGGGGCTGGGGCACGAGCAGCTGCCCGAGCTGCTGGGCGGGTTCATGGCGCGCCATCCGCAGGTGACGGTGAGCGTGGACCTGAGCAACCAGCTGGTGGACATGGTGGGCGAAGGCATCGACCTGGCGATCCGCGTCGGCCGCCTGGCCGACCCCAGCCTGATCGTGCGCAAGCTCCAGCGCATGGAATTCCTGGCCTGCGCCAGCCCCGCGTACTGGGCGCGACGCGGCCGCCCGGCGCATCCGGACGACCTGACCGACCATGACGCGCTGACGTTCGCCGTGCGCGACAACGGCCACGAGTGGCGCTTCGAGGTCGAGGGCGAGCCCTACACCGTGCCGGTGCGCAGCCGGGTCCATGCCACCGACCCCGTGCCCCTGCTGCCGCTGGCGCTGCAGGGCCTGGGCGTGGTGTACGCGCCGCGGCTGATCCTGCAGCCGCACCTGGACAGCGGCGCGCTCGAGGGCACGCTGGCGGCGTTCTCGCCGCGCGACGTCTGGCTGCACGCCGCCTATGCGCAGCGCCGCCACAACAGCGCCGCGCTGCGGGCGCTGGTCGCCTATCTGGAAGAACGGTGGCGGCAGGACTGA
- a CDS encoding magnesium transporter CorA family protein, which translates to MQIVEVAGGTLRFLEAVPAQVPADGFVWIYLDRESLAQELPALQQAAQRLGGSALLDLHVQDLENPAHPSHYDYTSVYDLMVFRRLATEAEARAEIELEAAQPPQALAQFHRIRSRAVGFVVFDRLLVSVHPGGCFTAKSFLQRYLSDALYNDGLTVATRSRLPATPSDLMLRMVNVMVDSYLELRKQLSAEMDRWQQELLLPQASGADWNALLAARSRLHSLENLCEEQNDAMQEWLDNLLEQPWPGLAQADRDALIARSRDVIEHIQRVVHHVRRMEQGAETVVQIHFSAQSQRTNDIMRVLTALTAIFLPLNLVTGVFGMNFELMPLVGQPMGFWVAVAGMVAIALALAFVFRRKRYLARTGR; encoded by the coding sequence ATGCAGATCGTCGAGGTCGCCGGCGGCACGCTGCGCTTCCTGGAGGCGGTGCCGGCGCAGGTGCCGGCCGACGGCTTCGTCTGGATCTACCTGGACCGGGAATCCCTGGCCCAGGAGCTGCCGGCGCTGCAGCAGGCGGCGCAGCGGCTGGGCGGGTCGGCCCTGCTGGACCTGCACGTGCAGGACCTGGAGAACCCGGCCCATCCCTCGCATTACGACTACACCTCGGTCTACGACCTGATGGTGTTCCGGCGGCTGGCCACCGAGGCGGAGGCCCGGGCCGAGATCGAGCTGGAGGCGGCGCAGCCGCCGCAGGCCCTGGCGCAGTTCCACCGCATCCGCAGCCGCGCGGTCGGCTTCGTGGTGTTCGACCGGCTGCTGGTGTCGGTCCATCCGGGCGGCTGCTTCACCGCCAAGTCCTTCCTGCAGCGCTACCTGTCCGATGCCCTCTACAACGACGGCCTCACCGTGGCCACCCGCAGCCGGCTGCCGGCCACGCCCTCGGACCTGATGCTGCGCATGGTCAACGTCATGGTCGACAGCTACCTGGAGCTGCGCAAGCAGCTGTCGGCCGAGATGGACCGCTGGCAGCAGGAGCTGCTGCTTCCGCAGGCCAGCGGCGCCGACTGGAACGCGCTGCTGGCCGCGCGCTCGCGCCTGCACTCGCTGGAGAACCTGTGCGAGGAGCAGAACGACGCCATGCAGGAATGGCTGGACAACCTGCTGGAGCAGCCCTGGCCCGGCCTGGCGCAGGCCGACCGCGACGCCCTGATCGCGCGCTCGCGCGACGTGATCGAGCACATCCAGCGCGTGGTGCACCACGTGCGCCGCATGGAACAGGGCGCCGAGACCGTGGTGCAGATCCACTTCTCCGCGCAGAGCCAGCGCACCAACGACATCATGCGGGTGCTGACGGCGCTGACAGCCATCTTCCTGCCGCTCAACCTGGTCACCGGCGTGTTCGGCATGAACTTCGAGCTGATGCCGCTGGTGGGCCAGCCCATGGGGTTCTGGGTCGCCGTGGCCGGCATGGTGGCCATCGCCTTGGCGCTGGCCTTCGTGTTCCGCCGCAAGCGCTACCTGGCCCGCACCGGGCGCTGA